One region of Brachybacterium saurashtrense genomic DNA includes:
- the sepH gene encoding septation protein SepH yields the protein MRELELDGIHDDGEHVLLVDSDGERYTLRIDRALRAAVRSDRPALNMIQAADAAPLRPREIQAMLRSGRSAEDIAEASDIPLEHVRRYEGPVLAEREWTAQRARTFPVGRGGPALLDVVTERLAAREATGDTAWDAWRRQDGTWTLELTFSAGGRTRQAHWVADIDNRSVSPVDDEARWISDEDAPPEPSRGRGRLQAVKSAVYDLEADGSLDGSPTPSSRARTWTPRRPAADSHPSTIDEDELDALNARRGLRPVPRQEGPATVWSGLEDAATEETETSADAVPEPGQAPQDGTLTGPDQEAALEHSTGAATQDDDAEEREATAWPAEEDTAPATPQDDPAEVPEDAPTPAAQDTVDLTPLPGFDEEERSSSSEEDAPAPAPEKKPRPRSKRASMPSWDEIVFGSKHD from the coding sequence ATGCGCGAGCTCGAACTCGACGGGATCCACGATGACGGCGAGCACGTGCTCCTGGTGGATTCCGACGGAGAGCGGTACACGCTGCGCATCGACCGGGCGCTGCGCGCGGCCGTGCGCTCGGATCGTCCGGCCCTGAACATGATCCAGGCGGCGGACGCCGCACCGCTGCGCCCCCGCGAGATCCAGGCGATGCTCCGCTCCGGCCGCAGCGCGGAGGACATCGCCGAGGCCTCCGACATCCCGCTCGAGCACGTGCGCCGGTACGAGGGCCCCGTGCTCGCCGAGCGCGAATGGACCGCCCAGCGCGCCCGCACGTTCCCCGTGGGGCGCGGCGGCCCCGCCCTCCTGGACGTGGTCACCGAGCGCCTGGCCGCCCGCGAGGCGACCGGCGACACCGCCTGGGACGCCTGGCGCCGTCAGGACGGCACCTGGACGCTCGAGCTGACCTTCTCCGCGGGCGGGCGCACGCGCCAGGCGCACTGGGTGGCCGACATCGACAACCGCTCCGTCTCCCCCGTGGACGACGAAGCGCGCTGGATCAGCGACGAGGACGCCCCGCCGGAGCCGTCCCGCGGGCGCGGCCGCCTCCAGGCGGTCAAGTCCGCCGTCTACGACCTCGAGGCCGACGGCTCCCTCGACGGCTCCCCCACGCCGTCCTCGCGCGCCCGGACCTGGACCCCGCGCCGCCCGGCCGCCGATTCCCACCCCTCGACCATCGACGAGGACGAGCTCGACGCGCTCAACGCCCGCCGCGGGCTGCGCCCCGTGCCGCGGCAGGAGGGCCCCGCGACCGTCTGGTCCGGGCTCGAGGACGCCGCGACGGAGGAGACCGAGACCTCGGCCGACGCCGTGCCGGAGCCCGGGCAGGCACCGCAGGACGGCACGCTGACCGGCCCCGACCAGGAGGCGGCGCTCGAGCACTCCACCGGGGCGGCGACGCAGGACGACGACGCGGAGGAGCGCGAGGCGACGGCGTGGCCCGCGGAGGAGGACACCGCACCGGCGACCCCCCAGGACGATCCCGCGGAGGTCCCGGAGGACGCCCCGACGCCCGCCGCCCAGGACACCGTGGACCTCACCCCGCTGCCGGGCTTCGACGAGGAGGAGCGGTCCTCGTCGTCGGAGGAGGACGCCCCGGCCCCGGCGCCGGAGAAGAAGCCCCGGCCTCGCTCCAAGCGGGCCTCGATGCCGAGCTGGGACGAGATCGTCTTCGGGTCGAAGCACGACTGA
- a CDS encoding DUF3093 domain-containing protein produces the protein MPAAARSAAESPSTPPSPRGGAATPLHRERVLPGPGVWIAAVAIGAALGLILVPLQPVVALVVSVLAIGGALVLVLLYSPVLEVSGGRFRMGRAQISVQQLGEPVALAPAQWALTIGQDFEPLAHHCVRGWTRTGLRVEVLDEDDPTTAWVASTRHPEDLALALRTAQQAASRGPGTDAEEPSER, from the coding sequence ATGCCTGCCGCCGCCCGCTCCGCCGCCGAGTCCCCGTCCACGCCCCCGTCGCCGCGGGGTGGTGCAGCGACCCCGCTGCACCGCGAGCGGGTGCTGCCCGGCCCCGGGGTGTGGATCGCCGCCGTCGCGATCGGCGCGGCGCTGGGTCTGATCCTGGTGCCGCTGCAGCCCGTGGTCGCGCTGGTGGTCTCGGTGCTCGCGATCGGCGGGGCCCTGGTGCTGGTGCTGCTGTACTCGCCCGTGCTCGAGGTCTCCGGGGGACGGTTCCGGATGGGGCGGGCGCAGATCTCCGTGCAGCAGCTGGGCGAGCCCGTGGCCCTGGCCCCCGCGCAGTGGGCGCTCACCATCGGGCAGGACTTCGAGCCCCTGGCCCATCACTGCGTGCGCGGCTGGACCCGCACGGGCCTGCGGGTGGAGGTGCTGGACGAGGACGATCCCACCACGGCCTGGGTCGCCTCGACCCGTCACCCTGAGGACCTCGCCCTCGCCCTGCGCACCGCGCAGCAGGCCGCCTCCCGTGGCCCGGGCACCGACGCCGAGGAGCCGTCCGAGCGCTGA
- a CDS encoding DUF4193 domain-containing protein: protein MATDYDAPRKNDDDSNDDSIEELQGRRNEAATPAVDEDEAEAADSYELPGADLSGEELSVRVLPRQADEFTCASCFLVKHRSQIDHVEGTLIICKECAAA from the coding sequence ATGGCCACTGATTACGATGCCCCGCGCAAGAACGACGACGACTCGAACGACGACTCCATCGAGGAGCTGCAGGGGCGCCGGAACGAGGCGGCCACCCCTGCCGTCGACGAGGACGAGGCCGAGGCCGCGGACTCCTACGAGCTGCCGGGCGCCGACCTCTCCGGCGAGGAGCTGTCGGTGCGGGTGCTGCCTCGCCAGGCGGACGAGTTCACCTGCGCGAGCTGCTTCCTCGTGAAGCACCGCAGCCAGATCGACCACGTCGAGGGCACTCTCATCATCTGCAAGGAGTGCGCCGCGGCCTGA
- a CDS encoding DUF5998 family protein, which produces MTAALPADLLTDLETAGYFPQTAAQSLLRSLRSARPVAHLVRPETTFDGPEVRRHLTVVVLTPSHLLVTHLDDDPADALNPSQVVSTTERIRLQRITATGLSQVYDTDGQGSPGTEAEITLGISWDGSRRVDLERAVCEDPNCQLDHGYTGTLAPSDLALRVSALADGAGAVDAALAFHDRLVDALDALGV; this is translated from the coding sequence ATGACCGCCGCACTCCCCGCTGACCTGCTCACGGACCTCGAGACCGCCGGGTACTTCCCCCAGACCGCGGCCCAGAGCCTGTTGCGCTCGCTGCGCAGCGCCCGACCGGTCGCGCACCTGGTCAGGCCGGAGACCACCTTCGACGGCCCAGAGGTGCGTCGTCACCTCACCGTCGTGGTCCTCACCCCGTCGCACCTGCTGGTCACCCATCTCGACGACGATCCGGCCGACGCCCTGAACCCGAGCCAGGTGGTCTCCACCACCGAGCGCATCCGGCTGCAGCGCATCACCGCCACAGGGCTGTCACAGGTCTACGACACCGACGGCCAGGGAAGCCCCGGCACGGAGGCGGAGATCACCCTGGGCATCAGCTGGGACGGCAGTCGCCGCGTCGACCTGGAGCGCGCGGTCTGCGAGGACCCGAACTGCCAGCTCGACCACGGGTACACGGGCACCCTGGCGCCCTCGGACCTCGCGCTGCGCGTCTCCGCGCTCGCCGACGGCGCCGGCGCGGTGGATGCCGCGCTCGCCTTCCACGACCGCCTCGTGGACGCGCTCGACGCGCTGGGCGTCTGA
- a CDS encoding alkaline phosphatase family protein, giving the protein MSTATAVWPPDLLPPPFADGARPALLDVLPPLLENPAPGRDVVVLLDGVGADLLAEHRALTPTLRRLEAEIARVRTVAPSTTSSAMVSLHTGRPPLEHGVLGHLTRDPRSGRALNQLTGAPEIDPKQWMPLPTPVEVGGRRAVQVAPAKHAGSHLSGVAFRGWDFLAHGRGDRVEAVRTALHRAGPEGLVHLHVDDVDHAGHRHGIDSEPWRTALAEVDALLGTLLRRLPRGTRLHVTADHGMVDTAPERTVDLAAHPRLLRLVEEVAGEPRALALHAVPGDGAAEELAEGLEALLAERALVLRRDEVLRCGLLGPAGSAVEERVARRLPDVLVLARGGWSVEDCSRRRADAHPMIGVHGSLTAAEAWVPLLRIAV; this is encoded by the coding sequence ATGAGCACCGCCACGGCCGTCTGGCCCCCGGACCTGCTGCCGCCGCCGTTCGCCGACGGCGCGCGTCCCGCCCTGCTGGACGTGCTGCCGCCGCTGCTCGAGAACCCTGCACCCGGCCGTGACGTGGTGGTGCTGCTGGACGGGGTCGGTGCGGATCTGCTCGCCGAGCACCGCGCCCTCACCCCCACGCTGCGCCGGCTCGAGGCGGAGATCGCGCGGGTGCGCACCGTCGCGCCCTCCACCACCTCGAGCGCTATGGTGTCCCTGCACACCGGCCGGCCGCCGCTCGAGCACGGGGTGCTCGGGCATCTCACCCGCGACCCGCGCAGCGGCCGCGCCCTGAACCAGCTCACCGGCGCGCCGGAGATCGACCCGAAGCAGTGGATGCCCCTGCCTACCCCGGTGGAGGTCGGCGGGCGCCGTGCGGTGCAGGTCGCGCCCGCCAAGCACGCCGGCTCCCATCTCAGCGGCGTGGCCTTCCGCGGCTGGGACTTCCTCGCCCACGGGCGCGGCGACCGGGTGGAGGCGGTGCGCACCGCCCTCCACCGCGCAGGACCGGAGGGGTTGGTGCACCTGCACGTCGACGACGTGGACCACGCCGGCCACCGCCACGGGATCGACTCCGAGCCCTGGCGCACCGCGCTCGCGGAGGTGGACGCGCTGCTCGGCACGCTGCTGCGGCGCCTGCCGCGCGGGACCCGGCTCCACGTCACCGCCGATCACGGCATGGTGGACACCGCCCCCGAGCGCACTGTCGATCTCGCCGCGCATCCGCGCCTGCTGCGCCTGGTCGAGGAGGTGGCGGGGGAGCCGCGGGCGCTCGCGCTGCACGCCGTGCCGGGCGACGGGGCCGCGGAGGAGCTCGCCGAGGGGCTCGAGGCGCTGCTGGCCGAGCGGGCTCTCGTGCTGCGCCGCGACGAGGTGCTGCGCTGCGGTCTGCTGGGGCCTGCGGGCTCCGCCGTCGAGGAGAGGGTGGCGCGGCGGCTGCCGGACGTGCTGGTGCTGGCCCGGGGCGGATGGAGCGTCGAGGACTGCTCGCGACGCCGCGCGGACGCCCACCCGATGATCGGCGTGCACGGCTCGCTCACCGCCGCGGAGGCCTGGGTGCCGCTGCTGCGAATCGCCGTCTGA
- the dut gene encoding dUTP diphosphatase gives MPVDSADPRTEGGGPVPASDVPVLRLRRRAQVPMPHRAHPDDAGLDLASAEELVIPAGGRALVDTGLAVALPPGTVGMVCPRSGLAARHGVTVLNGPGIVDAGYRGPVKVALHNTDPTEPFALGVGDRIAQLVVVPFLAPPLVEVEDLEETARAGSGFGSSGGFGTASATTAADETTEG, from the coding sequence ATGCCTGTCGATTCAGCTGACCCCCGGACGGAGGGCGGCGGGCCCGTCCCGGCCTCCGACGTCCCCGTGCTGCGGCTCCGCCGCCGTGCCCAGGTGCCGATGCCGCACCGCGCCCATCCCGACGACGCCGGTCTCGACCTGGCCAGCGCCGAGGAGCTGGTGATCCCCGCCGGCGGGAGGGCGCTGGTGGACACCGGCCTCGCCGTCGCGCTGCCGCCCGGCACCGTGGGGATGGTCTGCCCCCGCTCGGGCCTCGCCGCCCGGCACGGCGTGACCGTGCTCAACGGCCCGGGCATCGTGGACGCCGGCTACCGGGGCCCGGTGAAGGTGGCGCTGCACAACACCGACCCGACCGAGCCGTTCGCGCTCGGCGTGGGGGATCGCATCGCCCAGCTCGTGGTGGTGCCGTTCCTCGCCCCGCCGCTGGTGGAGGTCGAGGACCTCGAGGAGACGGCGCGCGCGGGGTCGGGCTTCGGCTCCAGCGGCGGTTTCGGCACCGCGAGCGCCACGACGGCCGCCGACGAGACCACGGAGGGATGA
- a CDS encoding GNAT family N-acetyltransferase, which produces MADRLDALRSLRRRARGDEETGPGYPAHWEADIALRDGSAAHLRPILPSDAEALQDFHQRQSEHSRYLRFFAPMPRLSSRDLTRFTHVDHMDRVAFVVLAGQEIIAVGRYDRVEPHTAEVAFNVSDSRQGTGLASVLLEHLAAAARERDINRFTAEVLPQNTKMIKVFSDTGFDVDRTLDDGVVMVSFRIDPTARSLEVMAEREHRAEARAMERLLHPRSVLLIGVSSRADSTGGRFLSALEGSGYTGTVHLVARDALELRGHRTWARIGDVPGTVDLAVIALRPEACLEAIDECAAIGVRSVVIPTEGFSDSDRGRRLQRELVARARLHGMRLLGPGSLGVLRTGTDPLSLSLAPRMPRPGPVALAGQSSALSAMLLAGTDSRGLGVHEFVGVGNRADVSLNDTLQHWEDDEQVGVIGLALESMGNPRKFHRIARRLTRTTPLIVLRPPGSESHRPPGHDVRTSTLPRRALDQVLESAGVVQTTGVDHLLDVVDAIGRQGLPLGRRVGLLSNTGALGASLRGAADQAGLHVVADNRSVPLAADPRLIQRGFTSMAALGEVDLVVAGILDPLTGSAVEVLRQMAVVARHSEVVLLVCLVTSAERAAEVQEAVRTDPSLPPVHATPYAVARAASGMMAAALRPEADDEEPAQREDVDRAAARAVVERWREAGAAPGRALPAAEARALLGAYGIAQLEARSFAEVEEAVEHAARIGYPVALKSTDPVLRHRADLGGVRLDIPDEVQLRHAVEGMRRDLSFSSAPLEVQAMAPAGVPMVVRSVEDPSLGPVVSLSVAGDATDLLDDIAYAIPPFSETGAARLVDAPASAVKLRGTRGLPPADRGALADLVVRIGLLAEDLPELASLELYPVLVAQQGTTVVGARALLAPAPNRTDSPRRALSGPAAG; this is translated from the coding sequence ATGGCGGACAGACTCGACGCACTGCGCTCCCTGCGTCGTCGAGCCCGCGGCGACGAGGAGACCGGCCCCGGCTACCCGGCCCACTGGGAGGCGGACATCGCCCTGCGCGACGGCTCCGCCGCGCACCTGCGCCCGATCCTCCCCAGCGATGCCGAGGCGCTGCAGGACTTCCATCAGCGTCAGTCCGAGCACTCCCGGTACCTGCGGTTCTTCGCCCCCATGCCGCGCCTCTCCTCCCGTGACCTCACCCGCTTCACCCACGTGGACCATATGGACAGGGTCGCGTTCGTGGTCCTGGCGGGGCAGGAGATCATCGCGGTGGGACGGTACGACCGGGTGGAGCCGCACACCGCCGAGGTGGCGTTCAACGTCTCGGACTCCCGGCAGGGGACAGGTCTCGCCTCCGTGCTGCTCGAGCATCTCGCGGCCGCCGCCCGCGAGCGCGACATCAACCGCTTCACGGCCGAGGTGCTGCCCCAGAACACCAAGATGATCAAGGTCTTCTCCGACACCGGCTTCGACGTGGATCGCACGCTCGACGACGGCGTGGTGATGGTGTCCTTCCGGATCGACCCCACCGCCCGCTCCCTCGAGGTGATGGCCGAGCGGGAGCACCGTGCGGAGGCCCGCGCCATGGAGCGCCTGCTGCATCCCCGGTCGGTGCTGCTGATCGGGGTCTCCTCCCGCGCGGACTCCACCGGCGGCCGGTTCCTCTCCGCCCTCGAGGGCTCCGGGTACACCGGCACCGTGCACCTGGTGGCGCGCGACGCGCTCGAGCTGCGCGGCCACCGCACCTGGGCCCGCATCGGGGACGTGCCCGGCACCGTGGACCTCGCGGTGATCGCCCTGCGCCCGGAGGCGTGCCTGGAGGCGATCGACGAGTGCGCCGCCATCGGGGTGCGCAGCGTGGTGATCCCCACCGAGGGGTTCTCCGACAGCGATCGTGGCCGCCGCCTCCAGCGGGAGCTGGTGGCGCGCGCCCGGCTGCACGGGATGCGCCTGCTGGGTCCCGGCTCCCTCGGCGTGCTGCGCACCGGCACGGACCCGCTCAGCCTCTCCCTCGCGCCGCGGATGCCGCGCCCGGGACCGGTGGCGCTCGCCGGCCAGTCCAGCGCACTCTCGGCGATGCTGCTGGCGGGAACGGACTCCCGGGGCCTGGGCGTGCACGAGTTCGTGGGAGTGGGCAATCGGGCGGACGTCTCCCTCAACGACACCCTCCAGCACTGGGAGGACGACGAGCAGGTGGGCGTGATCGGCCTGGCCCTGGAGTCGATGGGGAACCCGCGGAAGTTCCATCGCATCGCCCGCCGCCTCACCCGCACCACCCCGCTGATCGTGCTGCGCCCCCCGGGCAGCGAGTCCCATCGACCGCCCGGCCACGACGTGCGCACCTCGACCCTGCCGCGGCGCGCCCTCGACCAGGTGCTGGAATCCGCGGGCGTGGTGCAGACCACGGGCGTAGACCATCTGCTGGACGTGGTCGACGCGATCGGGAGGCAGGGCCTGCCGCTGGGACGACGGGTGGGGCTGCTCTCGAACACGGGAGCGCTCGGTGCCTCCCTGCGCGGGGCGGCCGATCAGGCGGGCCTGCACGTGGTGGCTGACAACCGCAGCGTCCCGCTGGCGGCGGACCCGCGGCTGATCCAGCGAGGCTTCACCTCGATGGCGGCCCTCGGCGAGGTGGATCTGGTGGTGGCCGGGATCCTGGATCCGCTCACCGGCAGCGCCGTGGAGGTGCTGCGCCAGATGGCGGTGGTGGCACGCCACTCGGAGGTGGTGCTGCTGGTGTGCCTGGTCACCTCCGCCGAGCGGGCCGCCGAGGTGCAGGAGGCGGTGCGCACCGACCCCTCGCTGCCGCCCGTGCACGCGACCCCCTACGCCGTGGCCCGCGCGGCCTCGGGCATGATGGCGGCCGCCCTGCGCCCGGAGGCCGACGACGAGGAGCCCGCCCAACGCGAGGACGTGGACCGCGCCGCCGCCCGCGCCGTGGTGGAGCGGTGGCGCGAGGCCGGCGCGGCCCCGGGCCGAGCGCTGCCCGCGGCCGAGGCCCGCGCCCTGCTCGGCGCCTACGGCATCGCCCAGCTGGAAGCGCGCTCCTTCGCGGAGGTGGAGGAGGCCGTCGAGCACGCGGCCCGGATCGGCTACCCGGTGGCGCTGAAGAGCACCGATCCGGTGCTGCGACACCGGGCGGATCTCGGCGGCGTGCGCCTGGACATCCCCGACGAGGTGCAGCTGCGCCACGCCGTGGAGGGGATGCGGCGCGACCTGTCCTTCTCCAGCGCGCCGTTGGAGGTGCAGGCGATGGCCCCTGCCGGGGTGCCGATGGTGGTGCGCAGCGTCGAGGACCCCTCCCTGGGGCCGGTGGTGTCGCTGTCCGTCGCGGGGGACGCGACCGACCTGCTGGACGACATCGCCTATGCGATCCCGCCGTTCAGCGAGACCGGCGCCGCGCGGCTCGTGGACGCCCCGGCCTCCGCGGTGAAGCTGCGCGGGACCCGCGGACTGCCGCCCGCGGACCGCGGCGCGCTCGCCGATCTCGTGGTCCGCATCGGGCTGCTCGCCGAGGACCTCCCCGAGCTCGCCTCGCTCGAGCTCTACCCGGTGCTGGTCGCCCAGCAGGGGACCACGGTGGTCGGCGCGCGGGCGCTCCTGGCCCCGGCGCCCAACCGCACCGACAGTCCGCGCCGTGCGCTCTCCGGCCCGGCGGCGGGGTGA